The Pseudanabaena galeata CCNP1313 genome includes a region encoding these proteins:
- a CDS encoding DNA polymerase III subunit delta', which yields MSLPNLPLPINSPFDAVVGQSQAIALLKAAIQRNRIAPAYLFAGTSGVGRSKTASAFAEILLGDRKSAHRLSDRNHPDLLWVEPTYLDKGKMLTAKEADAAGLKRRALPQIRIEQVREISEFVSRSPLECQRSVVILEEAQSMAESAANSLLKTLEEPLYATIILIVPDAGSILPTLVSRCQRIPFTRLNQAQMQEVLTREGHTDIPPEVVALAQGSAGQAIESFDRFKSIPIELLTSVRQIPKDAKSAMAIAKQITKELEVDLQLWLIDYLQNYFWEQQRSKSVLQHLDKARELISRYVQPRLVWEVTLLQIAGKI from the coding sequence GTGTCACTCCCAAATTTGCCGCTACCCATAAATTCGCCCTTTGATGCGGTCGTTGGTCAAAGTCAAGCGATCGCCTTATTAAAGGCTGCGATTCAACGTAATCGCATTGCTCCTGCTTACTTATTTGCGGGTACGAGTGGCGTGGGGCGTAGTAAAACTGCATCCGCGTTTGCCGAAATTTTATTAGGCGATCGCAAATCTGCTCATCGATTAAGCGATCGCAATCATCCCGATTTGCTGTGGGTAGAGCCGACCTATTTAGACAAAGGCAAAATGCTCACGGCAAAGGAAGCCGACGCAGCAGGACTCAAGCGACGCGCTTTGCCTCAGATCAGGATCGAGCAAGTCCGCGAAATCAGCGAGTTTGTCAGCCGATCGCCCCTCGAATGTCAGCGATCGGTAGTGATTCTCGAAGAAGCGCAATCGATGGCAGAGTCTGCCGCTAATAGTCTGCTCAAGACCCTCGAAGAACCGCTGTATGCCACCATAATTTTGATCGTTCCCGATGCTGGTTCGATTTTGCCAACTCTAGTTTCGCGCTGCCAACGTATCCCCTTCACAAGACTAAATCAAGCGCAAATGCAGGAAGTCCTCACCCGCGAAGGTCATACAGATATTCCGCCCGAAGTAGTTGCCTTGGCGCAAGGATCGGCAGGTCAGGCGATCGAGTCCTTTGATCGCTTTAAGAGTATTCCCATCGAGCTATTAACTTCAGTACGTCAAATTCCTAAGGATGCCAAAAGTGCCATGGCGATCGCCAAACAAATCACCAAGGAGCTAGAGGTGGATTTGCAATTATGGCTGATTGATTATTTGCAAAATTATTTTTGGGAGCAGCAAAGATCGAAGTCAGTTTTGCAACATCTCGATAAAGCAAGGGAATTAATCTCGCGTTATGTGCAACCACGACTAGTTTGGGAAGTAACTCTTCTCCAAATTGCAGGAAAGATCTAA
- the petJ gene encoding cytochrome c6 PetJ: protein MKRIFSILAIALTILVSLAFGQPAFAEVSAGAKIFNNNCAQCHAGGKNNVVAAKTLKADALEKYGKNTVEAISLQVVKGKGAMPAFGKKLKDEEISLVANYVLEQSQNGWPKA from the coding sequence ATGAAACGCATTTTTTCTATTCTCGCGATCGCCTTAACAATTTTGGTGAGTCTTGCTTTCGGTCAACCAGCTTTTGCGGAAGTGTCCGCAGGTGCAAAAATCTTTAACAATAATTGCGCTCAATGTCATGCAGGTGGCAAAAACAACGTAGTTGCTGCAAAAACCTTGAAAGCAGATGCCTTGGAAAAATATGGCAAGAACACGGTTGAAGCTATTTCTCTGCAAGTTGTTAAGGGTAAAGGTGCAATGCCTGCCTTTGGGAAAAAACTTAAGGATGAAGAAATTAGTCTAGTTGCTAACTATGTACTCGAACAATCTCAGAACGGTTGGCCAAAAGCATAA
- the gmd gene encoding GDP-mannose 4,6-dehydratase, translating into MSKSKRALITGITGQDGSYLSELLLDKGYEVHGIIRRSSTINTDRLDHMYQDPHLPETKLFLHYGDLTDGTTLGRILEAVRPHEVFNLGAQSHVRVSFDSPEYTVDAVGMGTLRLLEALRDYQQRNTREIRFYQAGSSEMYGLVQAVPQNEDTPFYPRSPYACAKVYAHWQTINYRESYGLFACNGILFNHESPRRGETFVTRKITRAIARIVANQQKKLYLGNLDSKRDWGYAKDYVEAMWLMLQQEKPDDYVISTGETHSVREFLEEAFAYVNLKWEDYVEIDPRYFRPAEVDLLLGDSTKAKQKLGWEPKVTFKALVELMVDADLEALGLPNPKGTHSEDIATLRNIGQASTW; encoded by the coding sequence ATGAGTAAATCTAAACGTGCCTTAATCACAGGTATTACTGGTCAAGATGGATCTTATCTATCGGAACTTCTATTGGATAAAGGATATGAAGTCCACGGCATCATTCGTCGATCTTCGACGATTAATACCGATCGCCTTGATCATATGTATCAAGATCCACATCTACCAGAAACTAAATTATTCCTGCACTATGGCGATTTGACTGACGGCACAACTTTAGGTCGAATATTAGAAGCAGTTCGACCTCACGAAGTATTTAATCTCGGCGCTCAGTCCCATGTGCGCGTTAGTTTTGACTCACCTGAATATACGGTTGATGCAGTGGGGATGGGAACTTTACGTTTACTAGAAGCATTGCGTGACTATCAACAACGCAACACTCGCGAAATTCGTTTTTATCAAGCAGGCTCATCGGAGATGTATGGCTTGGTGCAAGCCGTACCCCAAAATGAAGACACTCCTTTTTACCCACGTAGCCCCTATGCCTGTGCCAAGGTATATGCTCATTGGCAAACGATTAATTACCGCGAATCCTATGGGCTATTTGCTTGTAATGGCATTTTGTTTAATCACGAGTCGCCTCGTCGCGGCGAAACCTTTGTCACCCGAAAGATCACAAGGGCGATCGCTCGTATTGTTGCTAATCAGCAGAAAAAACTGTACTTAGGTAATTTGGATTCTAAAAGGGATTGGGGCTATGCCAAAGACTATGTAGAGGCAATGTGGTTGATGCTGCAACAGGAAAAGCCCGATGACTATGTAATCTCTACGGGGGAAACGCATTCAGTACGCGAGTTTTTAGAAGAGGCTTTTGCATATGTCAATCTCAAGTGGGAAGACTATGTAGAGATTGATCCGCGCTATTTTCGTCCTGCTGAAGTGGATTTGTTATTAGGTGACTCGACTAAGGCAAAACAAAAGCTAGGCTGGGAGCCTAAAGTTACCTTCAAGGCTTTAGTTGAGCTAATGGTAGATGCAGATTTAGAAGCATTGGGCTTGCCAAATCCTAAAGGCACGCATTCTGAGGATATTGCCACATTGAGAAATATTGGACAAGCATCGACTTGGTAG
- the hisS gene encoding histidine--tRNA ligase, translating to MSSLQVTRGTRDILAPEIYYWQQLETTARQILAQAAYTEIRTPIFEATELFARGIGEATDIVGKEMYTFNDRGDRSLTLRPEGTAGVARSYIENKLFAQGGVQRLWYMGAMFRYERPQAGRQRQFHQLGVEVLGSADPRADAEAIAIASDFLQAVGLTDLVVDLNSVGSAEDRVVYRQSLVDYFTPFVDEIDADSRDRLTRNPLRILDSKDKRTQEISQDAPSILDYLSPESQQHFEKVKSLLTDLQISYRINSRLVRGLDYYTRTAFEIQSNQLGAQSAVCGGGRYDRLIAELGGADVPAVGWAIGLERLVILMQQVAEQKQAAIDFYVISRGDQAEAKSLSIAQILRKAGFTVELDVSGAKFDKQFKRASNANAKAAIVIGDSEIEAGQVQIKWLESGEQEAIAIADLSDSFEVLRQKLKIITK from the coding sequence ATGTCTTCACTTCAGGTCACACGCGGTACTCGCGATATCCTTGCTCCCGAAATTTATTATTGGCAGCAGTTAGAGACAACTGCGCGTCAAATCCTTGCCCAAGCCGCCTATACCGAGATTCGCACACCCATTTTTGAAGCAACTGAGCTATTTGCGCGGGGCATCGGTGAAGCTACAGATATTGTCGGCAAGGAAATGTATACCTTTAACGATCGCGGCGATCGCTCTCTGACTTTGCGACCTGAAGGCACGGCAGGAGTGGCGCGATCCTATATCGAAAATAAGTTATTTGCTCAAGGTGGCGTACAGCGTCTTTGGTACATGGGCGCAATGTTTCGCTATGAGCGTCCGCAAGCAGGTCGTCAGCGTCAATTTCACCAGTTGGGTGTTGAAGTATTAGGTAGCGCCGATCCGCGTGCCGATGCTGAAGCGATCGCGATCGCCAGTGATTTTTTGCAAGCTGTCGGGTTAACCGATCTTGTGGTGGATCTTAACTCGGTGGGCAGTGCGGAAGATCGGGTTGTCTATCGTCAATCCCTAGTGGATTATTTCACGCCTTTTGTGGATGAAATTGATGCTGATTCTCGCGATCGCCTGACTCGCAATCCTTTACGAATTCTCGATAGCAAAGATAAGCGCACCCAAGAAATTTCCCAAGATGCACCGAGCATTCTCGATTATTTAAGCCCTGAATCGCAACAACACTTTGAGAAAGTCAAAAGTCTATTAACGGATTTGCAGATTTCCTATCGCATCAATTCGCGTCTAGTGCGTGGCTTAGACTATTACACTCGTACCGCCTTTGAAATTCAATCCAATCAGTTGGGCGCACAGTCAGCAGTCTGTGGTGGTGGACGTTACGATCGCCTAATTGCAGAACTTGGCGGCGCGGATGTGCCTGCGGTAGGTTGGGCGATCGGTCTAGAGCGTTTGGTCATTCTCATGCAGCAGGTTGCTGAACAAAAACAAGCGGCGATCGATTTCTATGTGATTTCGCGAGGCGACCAAGCAGAAGCTAAGTCTCTATCCATTGCTCAAATTCTCCGTAAAGCAGGATTTACAGTAGAACTTGATGTTAGTGGTGCGAAGTTTGACAAACAATTCAAACGGGCAAGTAATGCCAATGCTAAAGCCGCTATTGTTATCGGTGATAGCGAAATCGAAGCAGGGCAAGTCCAAATCAAATGGCTAGAGTCTGGCGAACAGGAAGCGATCGCGATCGCTGATCTAAGTGACAGTTTTGAGGTGTTAAGACAAAAGTTAAAGATTATTACTAAGTAG
- a CDS encoding GDP-L-fucose synthase family protein: MIDNQSKLQFKDQKILVTGGAGFLGKQVIAQLIAAGANQDLITVPRSKDDDLRSLAVCEKVVQDQDLIIHLAAHVGGIGLNREKPAELFYDNLMMGVQLIHAAYQANVQKFVCVGTICAYPNFTPIPFKEEDLWNGYPEVTNAPYGVAKKALLVQLQSYRQQYGFNGIYLLPVNLYGPEDNFDPRSSHVIPALIRKVYEAQQKGDRQISVWGDGTPTREFVYSEDAARGIVMASATYNESDPVNIGTGSEISIKDLIHLICELMGYDGEIVWETDKPNGQPRRCLDVERAKQAFGFTAQVGFREGLNQTIAWYRQHAIYSNARDR; the protein is encoded by the coding sequence ATGATAGACAATCAATCAAAACTACAATTCAAAGATCAAAAGATTTTGGTAACTGGTGGTGCTGGCTTTTTAGGAAAGCAGGTAATTGCCCAACTGATCGCCGCAGGAGCCAACCAAGATTTGATCACTGTACCTAGATCAAAAGATGATGATTTGCGATCGCTTGCCGTCTGTGAAAAAGTCGTTCAAGATCAAGACTTAATCATTCACCTTGCGGCTCATGTCGGCGGCATTGGACTCAACCGTGAAAAACCTGCCGAACTTTTTTATGACAACCTAATGATGGGTGTGCAGTTAATCCATGCCGCCTATCAAGCTAACGTCCAAAAATTTGTCTGTGTTGGCACAATCTGCGCCTATCCCAACTTTACACCCATACCATTTAAAGAAGAAGATCTCTGGAATGGCTATCCTGAAGTCACAAATGCTCCCTATGGGGTCGCCAAAAAAGCTTTGCTAGTGCAGTTACAGTCCTATCGTCAACAGTATGGATTTAATGGTATTTACCTACTGCCCGTTAATCTTTATGGGCCAGAAGATAACTTTGATCCGCGTAGCTCCCATGTAATTCCTGCACTGATTCGTAAGGTTTATGAGGCTCAACAAAAAGGCGATCGCCAAATTTCGGTATGGGGTGATGGCACACCAACTAGAGAATTTGTCTATTCTGAAGATGCTGCCAGAGGAATCGTTATGGCATCGGCGACTTATAACGAGTCAGATCCTGTAAATATTGGTACTGGCTCGGAGATTTCGATCAAGGACTTGATCCATTTGATTTGTGAATTAATGGGATACGATGGCGAAATTGTCTGGGAAACGGACAAACCCAATGGACAACCTCGCCGTTGTCTCGATGTGGAAAGAGCTAAACAAGCTTTTGGTTTCACTGCACAGGTAGGTTTCCGTGAAGGTTTAAATCAGACGATCGCTTGGTATCGCCAACATGCTATCTATAGCAACGCAAGAGATAGATAG
- a CDS encoding ATP-dependent Clp protease proteolytic subunit: protein MPIGVPRVPYRYPGDSYTQWISIYERLSMERIIFLSGEVSDGMANSIIARLLYFDSEDQSKDIYMYINSPGGSVSAGLAIFDTMQHIKADVTTICVGLAASMGSYLLMAGAKGKRYALPNARIMIHQPSGGTRGQASDIEIEAREIIRIRHKLNGEYAKRTGQPLEKIERDMNRDYYMSSEESLAYGLIDRVLDSPQSV, encoded by the coding sequence ATGCCTATCGGTGTTCCTAGAGTTCCCTATCGCTATCCTGGTGACTCATATACGCAGTGGATTAGCATCTACGAGCGCCTGTCAATGGAGCGAATTATTTTCCTGAGTGGAGAAGTTTCGGATGGGATGGCAAATTCGATCATTGCTCGATTGCTCTACTTTGATTCTGAAGACCAATCCAAAGATATCTACATGTATATCAACTCTCCTGGTGGCTCAGTTTCCGCAGGATTGGCAATTTTCGACACGATGCAGCATATTAAGGCTGATGTAACCACCATTTGTGTTGGACTGGCAGCTTCAATGGGTTCATATCTATTGATGGCTGGAGCTAAGGGTAAGCGTTACGCTCTGCCCAATGCTCGAATTATGATTCATCAGCCGTCAGGTGGGACTCGTGGTCAAGCGTCCGACATTGAGATTGAGGCACGAGAAATCATTCGGATTCGCCATAAGCTGAATGGAGAATATGCTAAGCGGACAGGACAGCCCCTAGAGAAGATCGAGCGTGATATGAATCGCGACTATTACATGTCTTCAGAAGAATCTCTTGCCTACGGATTGATCGATCGCGTTCTTGATTCACCACAATCAGTTTAA
- the menC gene encoding o-succinylbenzoate synthase has protein sequence MTFIVQSIQYQPYQLAFREPFQTATGILLNREGFVIEIRDRRSDYQVQHIGLGESAPLYGFGMESLRETEQVLKEAQRSLINAEIKNLKDIENVLAKYVCTPAAKHGIELALLNLLSQVQGISISQLLANSFSGIVRDQVTVNAVIGAISPELAATKAREYIEQGYHCLKIKVGTQDFEMDLQRVEAVRSQIGNDIQIRIDANQGWLVEEAIANLKKLEFLQIEYVEQPVVASDLAGMAVVRRSQSIPIAADESVNNLAQLQQVIKSQAADIIILKPMALGGIITANRAAAIAFQAGLDVVVTTTIDGAIARQAAYDLAAALPIQRACGLATGHLLIEN, from the coding sequence ATGACTTTTATAGTTCAATCAATCCAATATCAGCCTTATCAATTGGCTTTCCGCGAACCCTTTCAAACTGCGACGGGTATACTTCTAAATCGTGAAGGTTTTGTGATTGAGATTCGCGATCGCCGATCTGATTATCAAGTTCAGCATATTGGCTTAGGTGAGTCTGCGCCACTTTATGGTTTCGGAATGGAATCTTTGCGCGAGACAGAACAAGTCTTAAAAGAAGCTCAGCGATCGCTGATTAATGCAGAAATCAAAAACCTCAAAGATATTGAGAATGTACTTGCAAAATATGTTTGCACTCCTGCGGCAAAACATGGAATTGAATTAGCATTACTCAATTTATTATCACAAGTGCAAGGTATTTCCATTTCTCAATTGTTAGCTAATTCTTTTTCGGGAATAGTGCGAGATCAAGTTACAGTTAATGCGGTGATTGGAGCGATCTCTCCTGAATTAGCTGCCACAAAAGCAAGGGAATATATAGAACAAGGTTATCACTGTCTCAAAATCAAGGTGGGAACACAGGATTTTGAAATGGATTTGCAAAGAGTAGAAGCAGTGCGATCGCAGATTGGGAATGATATCCAAATTCGGATTGATGCGAATCAAGGATGGTTAGTCGAGGAGGCGATCGCTAATTTAAAAAAACTGGAATTTTTACAAATCGAATATGTCGAGCAACCTGTTGTTGCTTCCGATTTGGCAGGTATGGCGGTGGTCAGGCGATCTCAATCAATTCCCATTGCGGCTGATGAATCTGTCAATAATCTTGCCCAATTGCAGCAAGTGATTAAGTCTCAGGCTGCGGATATTATTATTCTCAAGCCTATGGCGTTAGGCGGAATTATCACGGCAAATCGTGCAGCAGCGATCGCTTTCCAAGCTGGCTTAGATGTAGTGGTAACAACAACTATCGACGGAGCGATCGCTCGACAAGCTGCCTATGACCTAGCTGCCGCTTTGCCAATTCAACGAGCTTGCGGTTTGGCTACAGGACATTTGTTAATAGAGAATTAG
- a CDS encoding superoxide dismutase family protein produces MIHLNKYQFQAKFASKFVVFLPLITMATLTSPAISKTLKPSANSQIFNAKGELVGTATFTQSASGVKVTLQVQKLAQGEHMVHLHENGKCEAPDFKSAGHHFDPKRSPVDDSHDRSLHHMHNKHHHHTHYKHEDMKHGSDQHKPAGDLPNIMVKQDGSGTLTATLPELTLGTGRNSLLKQGGTAIVIHAGANGKSTIPNVDYKTRIACGVVKPQ; encoded by the coding sequence ATGATTCATTTAAATAAGTATCAATTTCAAGCTAAATTTGCTTCTAAGTTCGTAGTTTTTCTGCCTCTAATCACAATGGCAACTCTGACTAGTCCAGCTATTTCTAAAACTTTGAAACCCAGCGCTAACTCACAGATTTTTAATGCTAAGGGCGAACTTGTAGGAACTGCGACTTTTACTCAATCTGCTTCAGGCGTGAAGGTAACTCTGCAAGTTCAAAAACTCGCTCAGGGAGAGCATATGGTGCATTTACATGAAAATGGTAAATGTGAAGCGCCAGACTTTAAGTCAGCAGGACATCATTTTGATCCCAAGCGATCGCCCGTGGATGATTCCCATGATCGCAGTCTTCATCATATGCATAACAAACATCATCATCATACTCATTACAAACATGAGGATATGAAGCATGGATCTGATCAACATAAGCCTGCGGGTGATTTGCCAAATATCATGGTTAAGCAGGATGGGTCAGGAACTTTGACGGCGACCCTGCCAGAATTAACACTGGGTACGGGGCGTAACTCTTTACTAAAGCAAGGCGGCACTGCGATCGTCATTCATGCAGGTGCAAATGGAAAATCAACAATTCCCAATGTTGACTATAAAACTCGGATTGCTTGTGGCGTTGTCAAACCTCAATAA
- a CDS encoding urease accessory protein UreH domain-containing protein has product MLDLLLVAALGFLGSFGHCVGMCGPLTVAFSLSGKDSNSQNHPQAWQQYLYFHTLLNIGRIFSYAIAGAAIGAIGSVLVASGQLAGLESDLRRWLAILTGVLLVWMGLVQIKPEGLPTLPFINPMALAGLHQRLSSAMMKLSLHSHPLTPALLGMTWGLIPCGFLYTAQIKAAETGDMMQGALTMLAFGLGTLPSMLGMGVFAGLLSRDRRSQLFRMGGWITLTIGILTLLRTSDMVDYTGHAGLILLILALAARPLRHICKAGSVLMTYRRAIGVGAFVLSLAHTFHKIEHTFQWNFDALSFMIPQHQISIWIGAIAIALMAPAALTSSDWMMAKLGKSWRYVHLLSVPALVLASVHTIAIGSNYLGAVDWTPKNWILAILCGVVTLGTLLIRLWIRSSNK; this is encoded by the coding sequence ATGCTAGATTTATTGCTTGTTGCTGCTTTAGGTTTTTTAGGGAGTTTCGGTCATTGTGTGGGGATGTGTGGTCCATTGACCGTCGCTTTTTCACTTTCAGGCAAAGATAGCAACTCCCAAAATCATCCTCAAGCTTGGCAACAGTACTTGTACTTTCATACATTGCTGAACATTGGCAGGATCTTCAGCTATGCGATCGCGGGAGCTGCCATTGGTGCGATCGGTTCGGTGCTAGTGGCTAGTGGACAGTTAGCAGGTTTAGAAAGCGATCTGCGGCGTTGGCTTGCGATTTTGACAGGTGTGCTTTTGGTATGGATGGGACTTGTCCAGATTAAGCCAGAAGGTTTGCCTACTCTTCCATTTATCAATCCTATGGCTCTAGCGGGACTGCATCAACGTCTTAGCTCCGCGATGATGAAACTATCGCTGCATTCCCATCCATTAACTCCAGCTTTACTCGGCATGACATGGGGATTGATTCCCTGTGGTTTTCTCTACACGGCTCAGATTAAGGCGGCGGAAACTGGCGATATGATGCAGGGGGCTCTGACGATGTTGGCATTTGGATTAGGAACTTTGCCATCAATGCTCGGTATGGGTGTCTTTGCAGGATTGTTGAGCCGAGATCGCCGCAGTCAGTTATTTCGCATGGGTGGCTGGATTACTCTCACTATTGGGATCTTAACGCTATTGCGAACTAGTGACATGGTGGACTACACGGGTCATGCAGGTTTGATTTTACTGATCCTTGCCCTTGCCGCCCGTCCTCTCAGACATATTTGTAAAGCTGGTTCAGTTTTAATGACCTATCGTCGAGCGATCGGTGTTGGTGCATTTGTTCTATCCCTTGCCCATACTTTCCATAAGATTGAGCATACTTTTCAATGGAACTTTGATGCTTTATCCTTCATGATTCCGCAGCACCAAATCTCGATCTGGATTGGCGCGATCGCGATCGCACTGATGGCTCCTGCTGCTCTCACTAGCTCTGATTGGATGATGGCGAAACTAGGTAAATCTTGGCGCTATGTGCATTTGCTCTCGGTTCCTGCTTTGGTACTAGCTTCAGTACATACCATTGCGATCGGTTCCAATTATCTTGGTGCGGTAGACTGGACCCCTAAGAATTGGATTTTGGCGATTTTATGTGGTGTGGTTACGCTGGGGACTTTATTGATTAGGTTATGGATTAGGTCAAGCAATAAGTAG
- a CDS encoding ATP-dependent Clp protease proteolytic subunit: MDRPSRSVPQAAQAAYSGDSSYGRTPPPDLPSLLLKERIIYFGLPLVSPDEYKQQLGVDVTELLIAQLLYLQYEDPEKPIFLYINSTGTSWYTGDAIGFETEAFAICDTLNYIKPPVHTICLGQAMGTAAMILACGTKGFRASLPNATIVLHQARRQTRGQASDLQIQAKEVLTNREAMLRILSRTTGKSPEVLTKDMDRMFYMTPEQAKEYGLIDRVLESTKDLPKAVPALV; this comes from the coding sequence ATGGATCGACCTTCTCGCTCTGTTCCCCAAGCCGCACAAGCCGCCTATTCAGGGGATTCGTCATACGGACGCACACCGCCGCCTGACTTACCTTCGCTACTGCTAAAAGAGCGGATTATTTACTTTGGGTTGCCTCTTGTATCTCCCGACGAATACAAACAGCAGCTTGGTGTCGATGTTACAGAATTGCTCATCGCCCAACTTTTATATTTACAATACGAAGATCCCGAAAAACCGATTTTCCTGTATATCAACTCCACAGGGACTTCTTGGTACACAGGTGATGCGATCGGGTTTGAAACCGAAGCTTTTGCCATCTGTGACACACTCAACTATATTAAGCCTCCCGTCCATACCATCTGCCTTGGACAAGCCATGGGGACAGCCGCAATGATCCTCGCCTGCGGAACTAAAGGTTTCCGAGCGAGCTTGCCTAATGCCACGATTGTCCTCCACCAAGCTCGCCGCCAAACCAGAGGACAAGCCTCTGACTTGCAGATTCAAGCTAAGGAAGTACTGACCAATCGCGAAGCAATGCTGAGAATCCTGTCTCGGACTACAGGTAAGTCACCTGAGGTACTTACCAAAGATATGGATCGGATGTTTTATATGACTCCTGAGCAAGCTAAAGAATACGGGTTAATTGATCGCGTACTCGAAAGTACTAAAGATTTGCCTAAAGCAGTTCCAGCACTTGTTTAA